The region ATCGTCGGCGACAAAACCGCCAACGATTTCTACATACCGCCCAGCGAGCCATTCAAGGTGATCTCGGCACTGCCTTACCTGTATGAAATCAGCCTGCGCCGATTCGCCAAACGTCATCAGCCAATGATCGACAGCGGCCAGTTGAACCTGCACTTGTGGCGCGACGGTGACAACACCTACCACCTCAAGGGAATGTGGGTCGACCAGCGTTACACCTTGCTCACGGGCAATAACCTCAACCCGCGTGCGTTCCGCCTCGATCTGGAAAACGCCTTGCTGATTGATGACCCGCAAGGCCAGTGGCTGGCGCCGAGGCGTACGGAGCTGGCAGAGATTTTTCAGCACACCACGCGCATTGAACGTTACCAACAATTGCAGACGCTGCTGGAGTACCCGCCGGCCGTGGGCAAGTTCCTGCGGCGGGTCAGCAGGGTGCGGATCGAGCGGTTGCTTTACCGCATTTTGTAAGCGCGCATAGGTTCTCCGGAATCGCCGGCTTTCCAGTTTACTTTCGTCGACGTATTGAGATCTCTCCTACACCTTGCCTTTGGGTTCTCTCTTAGGCTTTTTGTTGGTAGTTCTTAAGGACAAGAACTCTTGCGGTTAAACGTGAAGAGAACTTGAAATGTCGACAGTTTCTGTAAGCCGTACAGCTATGCCTGCTTATGTTTCGGCAGCTAGCAATGGTGAGGCGAAACCGCTTAATCCCTCCAGCGCGCCGAGGGCTCAGGACCGGCCGGATGCGAGTGAACAGTCATCGGTTGCCGGCGCGCTACAGCAGTGGGGCGGCCAACTGAAACAAGTGGGGCTCGAACAACACTCGATACGCTCAAAGCGCGAGGCTCCCTCGGCAGACCCCGTGCGCAAACCCATGGTTTACCCAGCGTCCGAGCCCGCAAAACAAGCCGATGCCAATCTGCAGAAAACCCTCACCCACTTGCTGCTTACCGGCAAGCTCAGAGCCAACCCCTTTCCTCCAAACGCCTCGATCAGCCCTTTCATTGAGGCCTTCATCGACGCAGTGCGCGAGCCGCCGGTGCAGGCGTGGCTTAACGCCAAAGGCCTGGATGTATCGACGGTGCGTGTTTTCAGCGACGGGGTAGCAGGCTCGGTGGTGGTTGGGGGCGAAACGGTAACGCGAAGGTTCACCACTACCGACGGGTCAGGTTGGTGGCAGGTCGGCGCAAAAGTCAGCGAGGCTGTGAAAAAGCTGCGCCCGGATGATTTAGGGGTATTGCTGCCGGGAAATGAAGCGGTCCCGTTCCGGGATTTAAACGCGATCCTGCATTTTTACGGTGTAAACATGCCCAGCGCCCCAACAGATGGAAAGCAGCTTGGCGAGCGGCTTAAAAAAGCCGGTTGGCCGGCTATATCCAACGAAACACGTAACGAATGGCGCCAACGGTTCGAGCAGCTTTCGCAGAAAAGCACTGACGTCGATGTTCGCTCGCAACTGGCGTCACAACTGCAGGCACAGGTCGCAGATAAAAACGAAGGAGACACGCTCAACCTGAGCGACCTGCCCGCAGTCATTTACCCTGAATCGACGTTGGCGCAAAAAAGCCAGCGACCCCGTGAACGCTTTGTTGAATGGCTGGCGATGCCAGCGTTCAAGACCTTCATGGAGAAGACGGGCCTTGGCGGCGCGGATACCGTTTACAGGCTATCCAACGGCAACCTCGAATTGCGTGACGCCGCTAATCAATGGATCTCTCTACACGTCTTTCTGGACGATGAGATCAGCAAAGTTTCAGTGGGCGGTAGTCCGGCCGAAAAAGCCGCTATCCACAGCCTCAATAACGACTTCAATCAACTCGTAGAGAGGAGCAAGGCAACCGGAAACGTCGTGTATTCGCGCCCCCTGTACGACCTACGGCAACTGCTGAGTTTTTCCGGGTTGGGGAGCCCCGAAACGGTTGCGCAAGTGAACTCGGCCATTGCCTGGCTGACCACTCGGTTGCCACCCCCGCCAACGGCAGGGGACTTTGGCGGATTGTCACCCTATACCTGGGCTCCAGGTGCGCTGTCGTCGAATGATTTGATCGTGTTGAAGGCGGCATCTATCGGGCCTGGCTCGGTGACTCAACTGTTGGTCAGCCATATGGCCAGAATAGATTTGCCGAATGATCGGGACCTGCAACTGCAAGGGTTTTTCGACTCGGCCCACGCTGTCGCCGAGGCCCAGGCACTGGCCCAGCGGCTGAATATGGCGGAGGTCAAAGGTGGCCAGCCGCTCTCACGGGCAACCCGTCATCAACTCCTGGCGGCCGCCATCAAGGCCGGCACCGGTGCCGAGCTGCCCGGCAAGCCTGGGGTGGTTGCCGGCTACGACATTTATCAGCCCAACAACCTTGGCCGCACGTTGGACGAGGTACGCGGCGATATTGAAACCCAATTGGAAAGTAAAGTTGCCGACGCCAAGATGGCACCTCTGATCGCCCATCTGTTGTTGGCACAGGCGGCCCCCGAGTTTCTGGTTAAACCCGACCCCGGCGTGTCGGCACAGGCGCCTGAGTCGCTCAAGTTGTCACCCGGGCAAGTCAGCATGGGTTCGACCGCTTGGATGAACCTGCGCCTTGGTTGTGCCATGGCGGATAAACTGGGTGGGGCGGGTAGTTCACGATCGTTGAATATCACCCAGGCTCAGGCCCTTACCCGGCTCAATCCCATGGGGCTGGAACACGAGACGTTGATAAAATGCCTCGGGGCACCGACGCTGCTGGATTGGGCCGTGATGAGTGGTGTATTTCCCAAGAGGTCCGATGGGTTTTACTCTGCTGGGGATTACAGCGCCGCCGCGCAGGCGTTCGCCGACCGAGAAAACAGCACTCACACAGCTTTCCAGAGCCTGACCAGTGAGCCGCCCAGCCAGACGAGCCTGTTGATTAATCAATTGGCGCTGCTGTTTCCTGAAATGACCCAAGAAGAAATCGCCAACTTCAAACTCGAACTTGATACCGACACGCCGTACAACCCTAGAAATGAAGGGCACCTGGAGCCACGCCAGCTGCGCTTGACCGATGTGATCCTTACACAACAAGCGAGTCTGGACCCTCTGACGCTCCTGGGCGACGTGTTGAACAAGGTATTTGCCCAAGACAAAACATACAGATTCATTCACCCCAAGGTTTCTCAGGAAACCTTTAACGATAGGGTCAGCAAGCTTTCGTCAATTGCGTCGCTGGTGACGCCTGCTGTGGATCAATACCTGGCCGACAGTCGTCGTGCAGAAGAAACCGTGATCAAGCTGATGATCGCCAACGCACCGCTGGATGTGCGCCAGGGGTTGGAGTCCGGTGATGTGGAGATCTTCACATTGCGGGAAGAGACCGGGGAGTCCCTGGAACGGGATCAGGGGAAGGACTCGAAGGTTGCCGACAAGAGGGCCAAGCGCGGCGTTCTGCTGCGTTACAAGAACAAAGGGGAAGAAGGGGGATACACCTATCTCGAAATGTTCCCAGGCTCAATGAAGGTATCCAAACGCCACCTGCTGTTCTCTGAGCTCAAGTTGGACGGTGTGGTTGAAAAAGATTCGGTTCCCTATGGCCCTTTCGCACACATATCTGTGGACTTTCGTAAGGCGGCACCGGTTGACTTTGACTTCCAGGCCTACCAGACGGGGAGCGAGCTGCGCCCTGGGGTGCGAACCAAGGCCATTATCGAAAAGTTCGGGCAAACGTTGCCGGGTCAGGCTGCGCCGAGGCGGTCCAACGTCACACCTGTTTATGTGCCCAACAGTTGGGCTTCGAGAAAAACCAACGATATAGCCAAGGCTATCGTCGCCGCCACGTTCGATGGCAAACGCCAGGCGTTGCTCGATTACGCCAACGAGCCGACAAAGCTGCGGAAAAGACGCACCTATCCGTTTGATTCCGGGAAAGTCTTTACCCATGAAAACCTGAGAACGGTGTTAAGCCTTATCCCGTTTGTGGGGGCTGTTGCCGATATCGGCGACGGCAACATTGGCGCAGGGTTCAAAGGGTTGTTGATCGACTTCGCTTCATTCGCATTTACTGGAGGGTTGGCCGGGGCAAGAAACTTTTTCAAGGGGCTCAAGGCGATTGTTCCGTTCAGCGGCACTGCATTCACCCTGCGGGCGGTGAAAGGCGTTGCGCCATTCTTTCGCAGTCTGTTCAATCCGCTCGACGGAGTTTCTGATGTCTTGAGGATCGGCCCCAAAGCAATCGGTGCAACCCGACAAGTACTGGCAGGTAAGTTGGTGCCTGTCGGGAAGGGTTTCTATCTGACGACCACGGCCTTTGAAAAGTGCCGATGGGGGCTTGGGGTCTATGACACGTTGTACCCTCAGCCCGTGGGGCAGGAGACCAGTATGTACCCGTCAAGCCAACTGGGAGTGAGTCAAAATTGCGCATTGCGCGCGGTGCAAATAGACACACTGTGGTACGCGATTGACCCCGTCACGCAGCAGCCCACTGGCGCTCCATTGCAAGACTTCACGCCGGACTCACCGGTGAGTTAAGCGCTCACAGGCCCCGTGCCATGCACTCTACGACTCGTCCAGGTGCATGGCGTGGGAGTTTGTTATCAGTTCAGACCCAGCTTGCCACGCAAGGTGGAAAGGTCTTCAGCCAAGGTATTGACCGGACCCACCAGGGCCTTGCGGTCGGTTTCCTTGACCTTGTCGTAGGTCTCGTAGCCACCATCCTTGGTTTTGTACTTGGCCAGGATTTTGTCCACGGTGGCGAAGTTCTTGTCGACCTTGGCCAGGAAGGCCTTGTCTTGCTTCTCGAGCTGGCCACGGAACAGGTCGACGATTTTCTTCGCGCCGTCGATGTTGCCCTGGAAGTCATACAGGTCGGTGTGGCTGTAGCGGTCTTCTTCACCGGAGATCTTGGTGGCGGCGACTTCTTCCAGCAATGCTGCGGCACCGCCGACGACTTTTTCGGGCGGGAAGGTCAGGCCATCGACTCGGGTTTTCAGGTCGTTGACGTCGGTGTTGAGCTTGGCGGTCAGCGTTTCCAGGCCTTTGGTGGTGTTCTGGGAGAACAGCACGTACTCGATGCGGTGGAAGCCGGTGAAGTCTTCGGCGGTCACGCCTTTTTCGTGGTCATCAACGCGTGAGTCGATCGAGGCATCGAGGTCGCTGAACAGCTCGGCTATCGGCTCGATGGACTCATAGTGCACGCGGGTTGGCGCGTAGAGCTTCTTGGCGGTGGCCAGGTCGCCTTGGTTGATAGCATCGGTGAACGCTTTGGTCTGGGTGACCAGCTCACCGATTTCTTCGGTGACGTAGATCTTGTAGTCCGATACCGGGCCTACCAGGTCCAGCGGCGCAGTCGCGGCGAAAGCTGCCAGCGGCGAAAGGGTCATTAACAACGACAACGCGATAATCGACTTCTTCATGTGACGTATCCGCTCTGAGTTTGTTTTAAGTGTTGGCAGTGGTTTGAGGGTGCGTTGCAGCAAGTAGCGTGCGCCCAATGAAATCCTTGGGGCCCGCCACCCCTGGCAAGGTGAAGAAGTACCCGCCGCCGACCGGCTTGAGGTATTCCTCCAGGGGCTCGCCGTTGAGGCGGGTTTGCACGCTGATAAAGCCTTTCTCCAGGTCAGCCTGGTAGCAGATGAACAACAGCCCCATGTCCAGCTGACCGTTTTTGTTGACGCCGTTGGAGTAGTTGAACGGCCGACGCAGGATCAGGTTGGCCTGAGTCTGCGGGGTGCGTGGGTTGGCCAGGCGGATGTGGGCATCGAGCTTGGTCAACTTGCCTTCCGGGTCCTTGCTGTAGTCGGGGACCTGGGTTTCTTTGTCGCCATCCATCGGCGCGCCTGTGGGTTTGACGCGGCCGATGATGCTTTCCTGTTCTTGCAGCGGAGTACGGTCCCAGCGCTCGACAAAGTTGCGGATGATCCGCACGGCCTGATAGCTGCCGTTGGCGGTCCAGGCGGGTTCGTCGCTGCCGGGCTGCACCCAGACAATCTGGTCCATGGCCTTGTTGTCGTTGGAGTTCGGGTTAGCCGAACCGTCACGAAAGCCCAGGAAGTTACGTGCGCTCTGCGCAGGCTCACCCGGTTTGACGGGGGCCTGGGGCGGTACGCTGCCTTCCTGCTTCCAGCGCACCAGCAGCAGGTCCGGCAGGTTCTTCACGATGTCGCGCAGGGCGTGGATATTGGTGTCCGGCGTGTTGGAGGAAAATTGCAGGCTCAGGTCGCCGTGGCACTGCGCCGGTTCCAGCGCGTCATTGGGGAAGCCGACCATGCGGATCAGGCGCTTGGGTTTGACGGCAGTGAGGCCGAAACGCTCATCGAAGAGCGACTCGCCGACGGAGACGGTGATCGTCAGGTTATCCGGTGTCACGACCGGGCCGAGGATGCCGGAGTCGGTGGGTGGCAGTTTCGGGTCGACTTGCGGCACGGTGCCGCCGGTCATCAGGAAGCCGATGCGCTCGTTCAACGTGCGGAACAGGCGCTCCAGGTCCTCGCGGTCGCTGGCCAGCACATCAAACGCTACGAGCATGCCGCAGGCCGGGCGCGGAGTGACGATGCCGCTCTGGTGCTTGCCGAAAAAGTCCTGATGGTCCTGGGTCTTGTCACTGCGCGGTGCGGTAGTGACCTGTTCGGCGGCGGCGGCCGCCATGGCCGGGCAGGTCAGGGTGCTGCCGGCAATCGCTGCGCCGGTGGCGGCCATGCCGAGCAGGACCCGGCGGCGTTGCGCGGAAAATTGTTCTGAATCACTCATGTGTTAGGTCGTCTTCACTGCAGGCCGGAAAGGCCAAGGGCGGGGTCGATTCCATCGAGTGCAACGGCCAGAGCCTTGGCCTTGTCGGCGATCTGCTTGCGCTGATCGGCGGTAACGCTGTCATACGCGCTGTAGCCGTTGTTGACCTTGAACCCATTGAGTTCGGCATCGAACGCTTCGAGGGCGCTGTCGATTTTCGGCAGCACGTCAGCAGCGGACTTGGTCAACAACGGTCGCATCAACTCCACCACCTTGTGGGCGGCTTCAAGGTTGGCGGCAAAGCCGTTCAAGTCGATATGGCTGTAGCGTTCCTCTTCACCGCTGGCGGCACGAACATCCGCTAGGCTATTGAGGTTGCGCACCACAATGCTCACCAGTTGCTCGGGTGGCAGCGACTGGGCCAGCAGTTGTTGCTTGAGCGCGGTGACGTCGCTGACCAGGCGTTGAGCAACCGGCGCCAGGCCATCCAGGCTGCGCTGCTTGAACAGGCTGTATTCAAGGCGGTGGAAGCCGCTGAAGGCAGGGTCTTGCTCGCGCTTTTCAAAGTAGTCGGCGCGGGCGTTGATCGCGTTATCCAGCTCGGCCAGGCGTTGCGAGGCCGGCGCCAGTCGCTGATACGCCTCGCGGGCCGGCACATACAGTGCCTGGGCCTGGGCCAGGTCGCCGGCCTCAATGGCTTGCTGCAGCGCGGTCACCGCCTTGATCAGTGCACTGCCTTGGCTGCTCAGGTACACGCGGAACTCCGACAGCGGACCGATAAAGGCCACCATCGACGGCTTGGCCTTGGCCTGGGCATCGGACGCCGCCGTCGGTGTGACGTGCAAGGTACCGCGCGGGTTGCTCAGCAAACCGCACGTGATCGCATAGTCGCCGGGCAGCAGGTTGGCGTTGATGATCTGGCTTAAACCCGGGGCGATATTTTCGCGCTCTTCAATCACCAGCACACCGTCCAGGATTTCCCATTCCACCGCGCGGTCGGAGCGGTTGATGATGCGAAAACTCGCGCGCCCGGCGGGCACGGTCAGTTCGTTGGGTTCGCAGGCGTGTCCATGGATGGTCACGGCAATTTCATCGTGGTTGGTCTGGCGTTTGGCCGCGGCCAACTGTGAGGCGTAGTAGAACAGCGCGCCGGCGGCGATCATCACCACCACCGAGCCGGCCACCGCCCAGCGCAAGGCGCGGGAAGGCGGTGCCGATTGAGGGGTTTGGTTGGACAAGAGACGGTCCTTACTGGCTGGAAACGGAAGAGGGGTTGGCGACGGGCCTGGCGGGGGGCGAGGGCAGGAAGAACATCACCAGCGCCACCACCAGATAAATCAGATAGGCGCCCAGGGTGCTGACCGTTGGCGCTTCCTGGTAACCGAACATACCGGCCAGGACTGAGCCCAGCGGGCTGTCCATCGGCAGCGCGGCACTGAAGTCGAACAGCACGGTTTGCAGGTGGTTCCACACACCGGCTTCGTGCAGGGCCTGCACCGAATTGGCCAGAATGCCGGCGGCTACCACGAGGATGAACAGGCCGGTCCAGCGGAAAAACGCGCCGAGGTTCAGGCGCATGCTGCCGCTGTAGATCAGGAACCCGACGATGATCGCCAGGATCAGGCCGAGCAGGGCGCCAATCGGTGCGCCCGGGCCTTCGCTCTGCTGGAACACCGCCAGCAGGAAGAACACCGTTTCCAGGCCTTCGCGGGCCACGGCGAAAAACACCATGGCGATCAGCGCAATCACCTGATGCCTGGAGCCTGTGAGCGCGTGGTCCAGGGATGCATGCAGGGAATGTTTGATCGAGCGCGCTACCTTGCGCATCCAGAACACCATGGAACTGAGAATGCCCACGGCGACCAGGCCTACGACACCTTCGAACAGTTCCTGTTGTTTTTGCGGGAATTCAGCGCTGACCAGTTCCAGGCCACCGCCTACCAGCAAGGCGAGGGCGGCGGCAAGGAACACGCCGATCCACACGGCGGGCATCCACTGGCCGCGACCGGTTTGTTGCAGGTAGCTGGCGATGATGCCAACGATCAATGCGGCTTCAATGCCTTCGCGCAGCATGATTAAAAAGGGAACGAGCATTCGGCACCGCATCAAGACTGTAGAAGATGCTAATTTGTAACATAATGATACTCATTACTAAACACTGAATGTCGACCTTTGCTGAACTACGGCTGAACGGTGGTGGCGAATCGCAACCGACCTTATGATGCTCATCCTCTTTTGTAGCGTTGAATAGCCCAACCCCCATGGCGGAAAAAGACACCATCTCCATCCATCTTGTCCGTGAGGCCTTACTGCAAAGTTGCGCCCCCGGCGCGGCCACCGTTGAAGCGTTGAGCAAGGTCGGGATCGCCCCGGCATGGCTGCAGCAGCCCAATGCTCGGGTGCCGGCAACGGCGTACGCGCGCCTGTGGCGCTTGTTGGCGCGGCGCCTGGATGATGAGTTCTTCGGCATGGACCCGCGCAAGCTCAAGTCCGGCAGCCTGGCGTTCCTGTGCCGCGCCGCAATGGCGCAGCCCAGTCTGGACACAAGTCTGGAAACCGGCCTGGGTTTTCTGTCGCTGATGCTTGAGCAGATGCCCGCTCAACTGGTGCGCCAGCAAAGCCTGGCAGAAATTGTGTTGCTGGAGCCCGAGTTGGAGCCCAAGCGGGCGTTTACCTATTTCACTTATTGGATGATCGTCCATGGCGTCGCCTGCTGGCTCGCGGGGCGACGCATTCCGATCCTGGCCATTGAGCTGCGTTGCTCGCAGCCGGACTTCTGTGACGATTATCGGGTGATGTTCTCCGACAACCTGCGGTTTGACCGGCCGCGCACGCGCATGATCTTTTCTGCCGACTGCCTGGACCTGCCGATCAAGCGCAGCCCGGAGGACCTCAAGCGTTTTCTCGCGCATGCGCCGGCCAACATCCTGGTCAAATACCGTGATCCGGATAGCCTGGCTACTCGCATCAAGAACGACCTGCGCCAGATGCCGCCTGACATGTGGCCGGAAACCGACGGCCTGGCCGCCAGCCTGTGCATCTCGGCTTCGACCCTGCGCCGCCGCCTGGCGGATGAAGGCCAGACCTATCAGGGCCTTAAAGACAGCGTGCGCAAGGAACTGGCGATTGTCTGGCTGGCTGAGCCACAGGTCAGTTTTGCCGAAATCGCCGGGCGGTTGGGGTTTGCCGACACCAGTTCGTTCTACAAGGCGTTTCGCAAGTGGTCGGGGTCCAACCCCGGGCATTACCGCAGTTTGATATTGAACGAAGCGATAAGCCAATAGGTCACTTGCAAGCGACCGACCCTCTCTGACCGCAGACCCATGGTTTCAATGATCTGGGGCACTTTCCGGCGCCGGATTATGTGTGATAGTCGGCGCGACCGTCCCATCGCTTGCCCCTGACGCAGCCTGATCGGCACTTGTCGCGATCAACGTCTACGCCATTTCCCTCATTCAAGAGCAGGATTTCATGGCACTTCACAAAACCGTAGAAACTCAAGACCAAGCCATCGAAGATGTGTATTCGAGCGGCTCGTCCCAGCACACCTTGCCCAAGTACCGTTTGCCTGATCACTCGACTACGCCGTCGGCGGCCTACAACCTGGTGCGCGATGAGCTGTTGCTTGACGGCAACTCGCGGCAGAACCTGGCGACCTTCTGCACCACGTGGGTCGAGCCCGAAGTGAAGCAGTTGATGGCCGATGCCCTCGACAAGAACATGATCGACAAGGACGAGTACCCGCAAACCGCCGAGATTGAAAACCGTTGCGTGCACATCATCGCCGACCTCTGGCATGCGCCCAAATCCTGGCAAACCGTTGGCTGTTCGACCACAGGTTCCAGTGAAGCCGCCATGCTTGGTGGCCTGGCCCTGAAGTGGAGCTGGAAGAAGCGTCGTGAAGCCGCTGGCCTGCCGACCGACAAACCGAACTTCGTGTGCGGCCCGGTGCAGATTTGCTGGAAAAAATTCGCGCGTTATTTTGATGTGGAAATTCGTGAAGTGCCCTTGCGCGGTGACGCCTTGGGCCTGCTTCCGGCCGACCTGCGAGAATATTGCGACGAGAACACCATCGGCGTGGTCGCGACCTTGGGCGTCACCTTCACGGGTATCTACGAGCCTGTCGCCGCGTTGGCCGCCGAGTTGGACTCGATGCAGCGCGATCTCGGCCTGGATATCCCGATACATGTTGATGCGGCGAGTGGCGGGTTTATCGCCCCGTTCATCCAGCGGACGCTGCAATGGGACTTTGTGATCGAACGGGTCAAATCGATCAACGCGTCGGGCCACAAGTACGGGCTGGCGCCGCTTGGCGTGGGCTGGGTCATTTGGCGTTCCACCGCCGACTTGCCGGAAGAGCTGATCTTCTACGTGGATTATCTGGGCGGCAATATGGCGACCTTCGCCCTGAATTTCAGCCGGCCGGGCGGTGAAATCATTGCCCAGTACTACAACTTCCTGCGGCTCGGGCGTGATGGCTATACGCGTATTCAGCAGGCCTGCTCCGACACGGCGCAATGGCTCGCCTCGGAAATCGTCAAATTCGCCCCGCTGGAGTTGGTGTACGACGGCAAAGACGGGCTGCCGGCGGTCTGTTACAAACTCAAGGACGGCATTGACCATGGATTCAGCCTGTATGACCTGTCCGAGCGCGTGCGCATGCGCGGTTGGCAGATCGCGTCGTACCCGCTGCCGTCAGATCGCCAGAGCGTCGTGGTGCAGCGCATCCTGGTCCGCCATGGCGTGAGCCGCGACCTGGTGGCGCTGTTGCTTGAAGACCTGCGCAAGGCCATTGCCTACTTGCAGAAAAACCCGGTGTTGAATTCCGACGCCGGGCCGAGCTTCAGCCACGGTGCGATTGCTGAGCCGGTCATCCCGGCCGACACCCCGAACCTCGCCTGAACGCATTGCATCTTCACCGGGCCTGAGGCCCGGTGCCTTTAGCGTTTCATCGCAAGGTACGAATCATCGTGACAGCCTTCTTCAATTTCCTGCACGACAACCCCTATATTCTGCTGTTCCTGGTGGTCGGCCTGTCCGTCTGGGTCGGGCGCGGCACCATCAAAGGTTACGGCTTGGGGGCGGTGGCCGGGGCTATCGTCATAGGCTGCGCCATTGCGACGTGGGCGTCTTACTACGGCGTGCATTTCGAGCTCGATAACTTCACCAAGAGCCTGTTTTATTACCTGTTCATGTACGGCGTAGGGTTGCGGGTCGGTCCCTCGTTTATCAATAGCCTGAAGGGCGATGGGTTGAAATTCACCTTTCTGGCGATTCTTTCGTCGTTCCTCGGCTTGGGCATCGTGGTGTTGGGGGTGAAGCTGTTGTCGCTGCCGGTGGGTGCGGCCGGCGGTATTCTTGCCGGTTCACAAACCATGTCGGCGGCCATCGGTTCGGCGGAACAAGCCATCACTTCCGGCGTCGTGCCGCTGCCACCGGGCACCACCGCCGCAGCGGCGACGGCCATGATTGCGCTGTCCTATGGCATCACTTACATCTGGGGCACGGTCGGCATCATCCTGATCTGCAAATACCTGCCGCGCTGGTGGGGAGTGGATGCACGCAAGGCGGCCAAGGCGTATGAGGTGGAGCATGGCGTGCCGAACGTTGACGACGCCGGGCTCAGTGGCTATCGGCCTTTTGACCTGCGCGCCTATCGATTGGTGAACAGTGAATGGGTGGGGCAAACCATCGCGCAGTTTCGCCAACAATTTGAGCTGTACCAGATCGAGAATGTCGAGCGCGGCGACCAGTTGCTCGGGGCCGATCCGGCACTGGTGCTGCAACTGGGCGATATCATTGCGCTGGGGGGCAGCCTTGATGCGCTGACGGATCACATGGGCCTGATCGGGCCGGAAGTGCCGGATGCCTGGGCGCTTAATATCCCGCTGGATGAGGCGGTGATTCTGGTGACCCACCGCGACGCGATCGGCAAGCAGCTCAAGCAGTTCAGCCAGTCGTCGATTGCCGGACAGGTGCAACTGGTGGGTATCGAGCGCGGCGGCGCGCCCATTCCCGTGGGGCTGGAAACACGCCTGCAACGCTTGGATGTGATGCACCTGATCGGCCTGCGTACGGCCATCGACAAAGCCACGGCGTTACTGGGCAAGGCAGGGCGGCCGAGTACCGCGACCGATTTGCTGACGCTATCGCTGGGTATGGTATTGGGCTTGCTGATCGGCCTGATCCAAGTGCCGGCGTTCGGTGCAGCGGTGGGCCTGGGCAACGCGGGCGGCTTGCTGGTGTCGGGGATTATCGTGTCGTCACTGGTGTCGCGAGTGCGCTTCTTTGGCAATACACCCAACGCGGCACGCAACATTCTTGAGGACATGGGGCTGATTTTCTTTGTCGCGATCGTAGGGGTGAATGCCGGGGCTAATCTGGTTTCACAAATTAGCCCGATCATCGCGTTGAAGATCTTTGTGCTGGGCTTTGTGGCCTGCACCATTCCGCCGTTTATCGTATGGGCGGTGGGGTTTCACGTGTTCAAGATCAACCCGGCGATCCTCATGGGCGGTGTGGCGGGGGCGCGTAGCCATTCCGGGCCAGCACGTGAAGCCGCCAAGGAGATCGACAGCAGCGTGCCCTGGATCGGTTTTCCAGTGGCGTATGCGGTGTCGGGGATTTTGCTGACGGTGTTTGGCTACTTCGCGATGGTTCTCGCACGCTGACGCCGATTCAGGAGGCTCCAGGCACAACACACTGTGCGCACTGTCGGTCATCGGCGGTGCAGCCGGGGTCCGCCATGGCTTGCTTATAGGCCAAAGGATCAAGCA is a window of Pseudomonas antarctica DNA encoding:
- a CDS encoding aspartate:alanine exchanger family transporter, whose translation is MTAFFNFLHDNPYILLFLVVGLSVWVGRGTIKGYGLGAVAGAIVIGCAIATWASYYGVHFELDNFTKSLFYYLFMYGVGLRVGPSFINSLKGDGLKFTFLAILSSFLGLGIVVLGVKLLSLPVGAAGGILAGSQTMSAAIGSAEQAITSGVVPLPPGTTAAAATAMIALSYGITYIWGTVGIILICKYLPRWWGVDARKAAKAYEVEHGVPNVDDAGLSGYRPFDLRAYRLVNSEWVGQTIAQFRQQFELYQIENVERGDQLLGADPALVLQLGDIIALGGSLDALTDHMGLIGPEVPDAWALNIPLDEAVILVTHRDAIGKQLKQFSQSSIAGQVQLVGIERGGAPIPVGLETRLQRLDVMHLIGLRTAIDKATALLGKAGRPSTATDLLTLSLGMVLGLLIGLIQVPAFGAAVGLGNAGGLLVSGIIVSSLVSRVRFFGNTPNAARNILEDMGLIFFVAIVGVNAGANLVSQISPIIALKIFVLGFVACTIPPFIVWAVGFHVFKINPAILMGGVAGARSHSGPAREAAKEIDSSVPWIGFPVAYAVSGILLTVFGYFAMVLAR